Proteins encoded within one genomic window of uncultured Desulfobacter sp.:
- the tolB gene encoding Tol-Pal system beta propeller repeat protein TolB, which produces MNQGEYFHVLYKSVWIWAIIILISVQAHAKDYDYISISNPFLNKTPVAVTSFKNFNGHEAEVAAGARAEQILKAGLDFTGYLKIMSPTAFLADPAKSGIQLGQINFKNWTSIGAELLVTGGVEELEGQVKLQLRLMDTFNTKLLVGKVYSGSVTQIRAMVHRFCAEVAKALTGNFGVFGSKIAFVSTVNGNKEIYSCDFDGFNPRQITHHKSISLSPAWSHDGRWIAYVSYAKGKPDIFIKNLKDNLGTIVNYKGINISPDWMPGKLNLAATLSFSGGQQIYLLTRKGEIIKRVTKSWGSNVSPKFSPDGKKIAFTSSRSGNPQIYIQGLDSEDARRVTFSGKYNTSPAWSPDGKKIAYVGIEKNKINIFVVSVDPHIGNPMQLTVEQGDNEDPCWSPDGSLIVFKSNRNGGRAHLFVMTAAGTDQRQLLSMAGIQSEPDWSGDTGFLAD; this is translated from the coding sequence ATGAATCAAGGCGAATATTTTCATGTGCTGTACAAGTCAGTCTGGATATGGGCAATCATAATTCTTATTTCAGTCCAGGCCCATGCAAAGGATTATGATTATATCAGTATTTCAAACCCCTTCTTAAATAAAACACCTGTCGCGGTGACGTCGTTTAAGAATTTTAATGGCCATGAGGCTGAGGTTGCAGCAGGCGCTCGGGCTGAACAGATCCTTAAGGCCGGGCTTGATTTTACAGGTTATTTGAAAATTATGAGCCCAACGGCCTTTTTAGCTGATCCTGCAAAATCAGGCATCCAACTGGGTCAGATAAATTTTAAGAACTGGACCAGTATCGGCGCTGAACTTCTGGTTACAGGTGGTGTTGAAGAGCTTGAGGGTCAGGTAAAATTGCAGCTTCGCCTCATGGATACCTTTAATACAAAGCTTTTGGTTGGAAAAGTATACAGTGGGTCGGTTACCCAGATCCGTGCCATGGTTCATCGGTTCTGTGCGGAAGTGGCCAAAGCGTTGACTGGAAATTTCGGTGTTTTTGGATCAAAAATCGCTTTTGTTTCTACAGTAAATGGAAATAAAGAGATCTATTCTTGCGATTTTGACGGATTTAACCCCCGACAGATCACCCATCATAAAAGTATTTCATTGTCTCCGGCATGGTCCCATGACGGCCGGTGGATAGCTTACGTTTCATATGCCAAGGGAAAACCTGATATTTTTATAAAAAATCTCAAGGATAATCTGGGCACCATTGTTAATTATAAGGGAATTAATATTTCTCCGGACTGGATGCCTGGGAAACTTAATCTTGCGGCAACGTTAAGTTTTTCAGGGGGTCAACAAATATATTTGTTGACCCGTAAAGGAGAAATTATTAAAAGAGTGACCAAGAGTTGGGGATCCAATGTGTCGCCTAAATTTTCCCCGGACGGTAAAAAGATCGCCTTTACCTCATCCAGGTCCGGAAATCCACAGATTTATATTCAGGGGCTGGATTCGGAAGATGCCCGGCGTGTAACATTTTCGGGAAAATACAATACCAGTCCGGCCTGGTCCCCGGACGGAAAAAAAATTGCTTATGTGGGAATTGAAAAAAATAAAATCAATATTTTTGTTGTATCTGTTGATCCACATATTGGTAATCCTATGCAGTTGACCGTAGAACAGGGTGATAACGAAGATCCATGCTGGTCTCCGGACGGCAGCCTGATTGTCTTTAAATCCAACAGGAACGGCGGGCGGGCGCATTTATTTGTCATGACCGCAGCCGGTACGGATCAGCGCCAGCTTCTATCCATGGCCGGCATCCAAAGTGAACCGGATTGGTCCGGTGACACAGGTTTCTTAGCTGATTAG
- the tolA gene encoding cell envelope integrity protein TolA, whose protein sequence is MDLVAFAPGPANAQTAEKSSIPAEPPSNSTETVNLDAVSQISSRPDEPNEPEIPIIKPDVSLKSKPRNLKDLIADREKKPPKKKPPKENLVEKKKKQDAIAKKKLEQDLAKAKKAQAEKREKQKQAQLKNALERMKASVASKENGVLGQNSNGNGSAGIAGGGGAGEASPLTLYQMVIKSAIEQNWVFNDAMAGLNQDLEVRIFIKILKNGDIRDISFETRSGNNYLDESAKKAVQRANPLPKLPKGMFSYELVLGFSPRGLK, encoded by the coding sequence GTGGATCTGGTTGCGTTTGCGCCCGGGCCTGCCAATGCCCAAACTGCGGAAAAATCATCAATTCCGGCTGAACCGCCGTCGAACAGCACAGAAACCGTGAACCTTGACGCAGTTTCACAAATTTCAAGCCGGCCCGATGAGCCCAACGAACCTGAGATCCCAATAATAAAACCCGATGTCAGCTTGAAATCAAAGCCCCGTAATCTAAAAGATCTGATTGCAGACAGAGAAAAGAAGCCACCCAAAAAAAAGCCGCCAAAAGAAAATCTTGTTGAAAAGAAAAAGAAGCAAGACGCAATCGCCAAGAAAAAGTTAGAACAAGATCTGGCGAAAGCTAAAAAGGCACAGGCTGAAAAGCGTGAAAAACAGAAGCAAGCCCAGCTTAAAAACGCCCTGGAACGAATGAAGGCCTCTGTTGCCTCAAAAGAAAACGGTGTCCTCGGCCAAAATTCCAACGGCAATGGGAGTGCTGGGATTGCCGGTGGCGGAGGTGCTGGAGAAGCCAGTCCTTTGACTCTGTATCAGATGGTGATCAAGTCTGCCATTGAACAAAATTGGGTGTTCAATGATGCCATGGCCGGACTGAATCAGGATCTTGAAGTCCGAATTTTTATAAAAATATTGAAAAACGGTGATATCCGGGATATTTCATTTGAAACCCGGTCTGGAAATAATTATCTGGATGAATCTGCTAAAAAGGCTGTACAGAGGGCCAATCCCCTTCCGAAATTGCCCAAGGGGATGTTTTCTTACGAGTTGGTACTTGGCTTTTCACCCCGGGGCCTTAAATAG
- the tolR gene encoding protein TolR yields the protein MQLGSGNDPLMSEINVTPFVDVMLVLLIIFMVTAPMMVQGVDVDLPTATSQSLPTDEQNLIISIDADMKVYINDQEISAAFLAEKLEAVMENLDKKNVYLKADKKVPYGVVVNIMSQIKKAGVTSLGMITLPEDENQAG from the coding sequence ATGCAGCTTGGATCAGGAAATGACCCCTTGATGTCCGAAATCAACGTAACGCCGTTTGTGGATGTCATGCTGGTTTTATTGATAATTTTTATGGTCACTGCACCTATGATGGTTCAGGGAGTCGACGTTGATTTGCCCACAGCAACCTCCCAATCATTGCCTACGGATGAACAGAATTTGATTATCTCCATTGATGCTGACATGAAAGTGTATATTAACGATCAGGAGATCAGTGCCGCGTTTCTGGCAGAAAAGCTTGAAGCGGTCATGGAGAATCTGGATAAGAAAAATGTTTACCTTAAGGCAGATAAAAAGGTTCCTTATGGTGTCGTGGTCAATATTATGTCACAGATAAAAAAAGCCGGTGTTACCAGCCTTGGTATGATCACCTTGCCCGAAGATGAAAATCAGGCTGGTTAA
- the tolQ gene encoding protein TolQ has product MTTESVGLLYMLTNAGPVVKFIMLLLLFFSIISWSIIFIKFRYVRNAFRDSADFTEVFWQCRTLADAFSKAKALRSGPLARIFIAAYMEASRTESKENLAAKKNTRSTFQAMGSVKRTLNRAINVENRRLTQLVSFLATAGNTAPFIGLFGTVWGIMSTFQGIGLSGSASLAVVAPGISEALVATAAGLAVAIPSVIAYNYFNDRIRVLNSELQSFSSDLLNIIERDVLRKLEA; this is encoded by the coding sequence ATGACCACTGAATCAGTCGGCCTGTTATATATGCTTACCAATGCCGGGCCCGTTGTAAAGTTTATCATGTTGTTGTTGCTGTTTTTTTCTATTATCTCCTGGTCGATCATATTCATAAAATTTCGGTATGTGAGAAACGCGTTTAGGGATTCGGCTGATTTTACCGAAGTGTTCTGGCAGTGCCGGACGCTGGCCGACGCTTTTTCCAAAGCCAAGGCGCTTCGTTCAGGTCCCCTGGCCCGGATTTTTATTGCCGCTTACATGGAAGCCTCAAGAACTGAAAGCAAAGAGAATCTTGCAGCAAAGAAGAATACCCGATCAACCTTTCAGGCCATGGGCAGTGTTAAACGCACCCTTAACCGGGCCATTAATGTGGAAAATCGGCGATTGACTCAGTTGGTGTCTTTTCTTGCAACAGCCGGCAATACCGCTCCTTTTATCGGTCTGTTTGGTACGGTATGGGGTATCATGAGCACTTTTCAGGGGATCGGACTCTCCGGGTCTGCCAGCCTTGCCGTTGTTGCACCCGGTATTTCCGAAGCCCTTGTGGCCACTGCAGCTGGGCTTGCTGTGGCAATACCATCGGTTATCGCATACAATTATTTTAATGATCGCATACGGGTTTTGAATTCAGAACTTCAAAGTTTCTCATCAGATCTTTTGAATATTATTGAACGGGATGTTCTTAGAAAGCTGGAGGCCTAA
- the groL gene encoding chaperonin GroEL (60 kDa chaperone family; promotes refolding of misfolded polypeptides especially under stressful conditions; forms two stacked rings of heptamers to form a barrel-shaped 14mer; ends can be capped by GroES; misfolded proteins enter the barrel where they are refolded when GroES binds), translating into MAKEIKYDAKAREAMLKGVQALADAVTVTLGPKGRNVVIDKSWGSPNVTKDGVTVAKEIDLEDKFENMGAQMVKEVSSKTSDMAGDGTTTATVLARAIYEEGQRLVVAGNNPMGIKRGIDKAVTKIIEGLGELAKPTKDQNEIAQVGTISANNDETIGNIIAEAMDKVGKEGVITVEEAKSMDTTLDVVEGMQFDRGYLSPYFATDTEKMVAALENPFVLICDKKVSSMKDLLPVLEEIAKTGKPLVIVAEDVEGEALATLVVNKLRGTLNVAAVKAPGFGDRRKAMLEDIAILTGGQVVSEDIGIKLENITLQDLGQAKSISIDKDNTTIVDGAGSREALEGRVKQIRAQIDETSSDYDREKLQERLAKLVGGVAVINVGAATETEMKEKKARVEDALNATRAAVEEGIVPGGGVALVRCIPSLDSLDVDGEEKLGVQVIAKAIEWPLRKIADNAGVEGSVVINKVKEGSGAFGYNARTDVYEDLIEAGVIDPKKVVRYALQNAASVASVMLTTEAMIAEKPEENAGGGMGGGMPGGMGGGMGGGMPGMM; encoded by the coding sequence ATGGCTAAAGAAATTAAGTATGATGCCAAAGCACGTGAAGCAATGCTCAAAGGCGTCCAGGCACTTGCCGACGCAGTAACGGTTACCCTTGGTCCCAAGGGAAGAAACGTTGTAATTGATAAATCCTGGGGATCTCCCAATGTTACCAAAGACGGCGTCACTGTTGCCAAAGAGATTGATCTTGAAGATAAGTTTGAAAACATGGGCGCTCAGATGGTTAAAGAAGTCTCTTCAAAAACATCTGATATGGCCGGTGACGGTACCACTACGGCCACCGTGCTTGCGCGGGCAATTTACGAAGAGGGTCAACGCCTGGTTGTTGCCGGTAACAACCCCATGGGAATTAAAAGAGGTATTGACAAAGCGGTTACCAAAATCATTGAAGGTCTTGGCGAGCTTGCCAAACCCACCAAGGACCAGAATGAAATCGCCCAGGTCGGTACTATTTCCGCCAACAATGATGAAACCATTGGCAATATCATTGCCGAAGCCATGGATAAAGTAGGCAAAGAGGGTGTTATCACCGTTGAAGAAGCCAAATCCATGGATACCACCCTTGACGTTGTTGAAGGTATGCAGTTTGACCGCGGATATCTTTCCCCCTATTTCGCAACCGATACCGAAAAAATGGTTGCGGCCCTGGAAAATCCTTTTGTCCTGATTTGCGATAAAAAAGTTTCTTCCATGAAAGACCTGCTTCCTGTGCTTGAAGAAATTGCAAAAACAGGAAAACCCCTTGTCATTGTTGCAGAAGACGTAGAAGGAGAAGCCCTGGCTACGCTGGTTGTGAACAAGCTGCGTGGTACCCTGAATGTGGCTGCGGTTAAAGCTCCTGGTTTCGGCGATAGAAGAAAAGCCATGCTCGAAGATATTGCCATCCTCACCGGTGGTCAGGTTGTATCCGAAGATATCGGTATCAAACTGGAAAATATTACGCTTCAGGATCTTGGTCAAGCCAAGTCCATCTCCATCGACAAAGACAATACCACTATTGTTGACGGTGCCGGATCCAGAGAAGCCCTTGAAGGCCGCGTAAAACAGATTCGTGCCCAGATTGATGAAACTTCTTCTGATTATGATCGTGAAAAATTGCAGGAGCGTTTGGCTAAACTGGTTGGCGGTGTGGCTGTAATCAATGTCGGTGCTGCCACTGAAACCGAAATGAAAGAAAAGAAAGCCCGCGTTGAAGATGCATTGAATGCAACCCGTGCAGCTGTTGAGGAAGGTATCGTGCCTGGCGGCGGCGTGGCACTGGTTAGATGCATTCCTTCCCTTGATTCACTTGACGTGGACGGTGAAGAAAAATTAGGTGTTCAGGTGATTGCCAAGGCCATTGAGTGGCCCCTGCGCAAAATTGCGGACAACGCCGGTGTTGAAGGGTCTGTTGTCATCAATAAAGTTAAAGAAGGTAGTGGCGCATTTGGATACAACGCCAGAACCGACGTATATGAAGACCTTATCGAAGCCGGCGTTATTGATCCTAAGAAAGTGGTTCGTTATGCCCTTCAGAATGCAGCCTCTGTTGCCTCTGTTATGCTGACTACCGAAGCCATGATTGCTGAAAAACCTGAAGAGAATGCAGGTGGCGGCATGGGCGGCGGAATGCCCGGTGGAATGGGCGGCGGCATGGGCGGCGGAATGCCCGGTATGATGTAA
- the groES gene encoding co-chaperone GroES has product MNFRPLSDRILVERVEESEKTKGGIIIPDTAKEKPAEGKVVATGNGRMGEDGKLLPMDVKVGDRVLFSKYGGTEVKIEGVDYLIMRQDDVLGVVD; this is encoded by the coding sequence ATGAATTTCAGACCATTGAGCGACAGAATTCTTGTTGAACGTGTTGAAGAAAGTGAAAAAACCAAGGGCGGTATCATCATCCCGGATACAGCAAAGGAAAAACCCGCTGAAGGTAAAGTCGTTGCAACTGGTAACGGACGCATGGGAGAAGATGGAAAGCTTCTTCCCATGGACGTAAAAGTTGGTGATCGCGTATTGTTTAGTAAATATGGCGGCACGGAAGTCAAAATTGAAGGCGTTGATTATCTGATTATGCGCCAGGATGATGTACTCGGCGTTGTTGACTAA
- a CDS encoding FmdB family zinc ribbon protein yields MPVYEYQCSGCGHIEEVFQKISESPLEVCPRCNGSLKKIISQSTFHLKGSGWYVTDYGGTSSGSKPKEQSSAKSEKPAPKSDSK; encoded by the coding sequence ATGCCGGTTTACGAGTACCAATGCAGCGGGTGCGGACATATAGAAGAGGTTTTTCAAAAAATTTCGGAGTCCCCCCTGGAAGTTTGTCCCAGGTGCAATGGTAGCCTAAAAAAAATTATTTCCCAAAGCACCTTTCATCTCAAAGGATCCGGGTGGTATGTAACGGATTATGGCGGAACCAGCAGCGGTTCTAAGCCCAAAGAACAGTCATCAGCAAAATCAGAAAAGCCGGCTCCTAAATCAGATTCCAAGTAG
- a CDS encoding AURKAIP1/COX24 domain-containing protein, protein MGSVIKKRRKKMRKHKHRKLLAKTRHQRKKK, encoded by the coding sequence TTGGGCAGCGTTATAAAAAAGAGACGAAAAAAAATGCGCAAGCATAAACATAGAAAGCTCCTTGCCAAAACCAGGCATCAAAGAAAGAAAAAATAG
- the hflC gene encoding protease modulator HflC, translating into MEGTNKDMGRVNFVLLAIAVVAALVLYNSAYVIDETEQVVITQFGRIVGDAKTTPGLKFKIPFIQKVNYFPKILLEWDGDPGQIPTKDKTYIWVDTFARWRISDPIVYFQTVKDEFSALKRLDDIIDPAMRDLISAYPLVESVRNTDRPMDTFDAIQGLEAKEGEDSPKRKVRYRVDLGRAEIARQIEKQAGEKLADFGIQVEDVKIKRINYIDSVRSSVYDRMIAERNQIAEKFRAEGKGEASNIRGEKERELQVIKSQAYKQAQEIKGKGDAQATRIYAAAYGQDPEFYAFVKTMDLYQKTLETDSTVILSTDSELMKYFKKSSD; encoded by the coding sequence ATGGAAGGTACAAATAAAGATATGGGAAGGGTGAATTTTGTTTTGCTGGCAATTGCAGTCGTTGCTGCGCTGGTTTTGTATAATTCAGCTTATGTAATAGATGAAACTGAACAGGTGGTTATTACGCAGTTCGGGCGTATTGTTGGTGATGCGAAGACAACACCGGGGTTGAAGTTTAAAATTCCATTTATCCAGAAGGTGAATTATTTCCCCAAAATTTTACTGGAGTGGGACGGGGATCCAGGACAGATTCCTACAAAAGATAAAACATATATCTGGGTGGATACCTTTGCCCGGTGGCGGATCAGTGATCCTATTGTCTATTTCCAGACGGTAAAAGATGAATTTTCTGCGCTTAAAAGACTTGATGATATTATTGATCCGGCCATGCGTGATTTGATTTCCGCATACCCGCTTGTGGAAAGTGTACGGAACACAGACCGCCCCATGGATACGTTTGATGCTATTCAAGGGCTGGAAGCCAAAGAGGGAGAGGACTCGCCAAAACGCAAAGTCCGTTACCGTGTGGATCTGGGTCGGGCTGAAATTGCCCGTCAGATAGAAAAACAGGCTGGAGAGAAATTAGCCGATTTCGGCATCCAGGTGGAAGATGTTAAGATTAAGCGAATTAATTATATCGACAGTGTGCGCAGTTCTGTGTATGACCGGATGATTGCCGAAAGAAATCAAATTGCGGAAAAGTTCCGGGCAGAAGGTAAAGGTGAAGCCAGTAATATCAGGGGTGAGAAAGAAAGAGAGTTGCAGGTAATAAAGTCCCAGGCGTATAAGCAGGCCCAGGAGATAAAGGGTAAGGGCGATGCCCAGGCAACACGGATCTATGCTGCCGCTTACGGACAGGATCCTGAATTCTATGCGTTTGTAAAGACCATGGATCTATATCAAAAAACGCTTGAAACGGATAGCACCGTGATCTTGTCAACAGATTCCGAGTTGATGAAGTATTTTAAGAAAAGTTCAGATTAA
- the hflK gene encoding FtsH protease activity modulator HflK — MNWDWEKLRENQKKYEQKQGGGGPGMPTPPQMDDLLNKFKGFKFSGIFFVGLIILALLIGVSTVFTIGRSEVGVIQRFGKYDRLAQPGLNFKMPAGIEKVTKVNVRQVETEEFGFKTYNGVGSSRLSAESSRQEASLMLTGDLNVAVVPWIVQYRRSDPRAYLFNVKDVRSLLRHMSEATMRIVVGDRSINEVISSRAEIASAAKEMLQKEMDNAQAGISIVNIEMKKTNVPEPVQASFNEVNQAIQKKEQTIYKAREEYNKAIPLARGEAKRVIKDAEGYAIDRVNRAQGDAAKFKAIYDEYVQAKDVTRKRMYLESMLEVLPKLENKYIIDSDQKNLLPFINMGSKLSGQTLQKGE; from the coding sequence ATGAATTGGGATTGGGAAAAGCTTCGAGAAAATCAGAAAAAATATGAACAAAAACAAGGTGGCGGAGGGCCTGGGATGCCTACACCGCCTCAGATGGATGACCTGCTAAACAAATTTAAAGGGTTTAAGTTTTCCGGTATCTTTTTTGTTGGACTCATTATCCTCGCTTTGCTGATTGGCGTTTCCACCGTGTTTACCATTGGTCGAAGTGAAGTCGGGGTGATTCAGCGTTTCGGAAAGTATGATCGTCTGGCCCAGCCCGGCCTGAATTTCAAGATGCCGGCAGGTATAGAAAAAGTAACCAAGGTGAATGTCAGGCAGGTTGAAACAGAAGAATTTGGATTTAAAACCTATAACGGGGTCGGATCATCTCGTTTATCTGCGGAATCTTCCAGGCAGGAGGCTTCTTTAATGCTCACCGGCGATCTTAATGTTGCCGTTGTCCCCTGGATTGTCCAGTATCGTCGATCTGATCCAAGGGCCTATCTTTTTAATGTAAAGGATGTCAGGTCCCTGTTAAGGCATATGTCCGAAGCAACCATGAGAATTGTTGTGGGGGACAGGAGTATTAATGAGGTTATTTCAAGTCGTGCGGAAATTGCCAGTGCCGCCAAGGAAATGCTTCAAAAGGAAATGGATAATGCACAGGCTGGTATCAGTATAGTTAATATTGAGATGAAAAAAACAAATGTGCCGGAACCGGTACAAGCCTCTTTTAATGAGGTAAACCAGGCCATTCAGAAAAAAGAGCAGACCATATATAAGGCCCGGGAAGAGTATAACAAGGCGATTCCCCTGGCTCGGGGCGAAGCAAAACGTGTGATCAAGGACGCTGAAGGGTATGCCATTGACCGGGTGAATCGTGCTCAGGGTGATGCTGCCAAATTCAAGGCTATTTATGATGAATATGTCCAGGCAAAGGATGTGACCCGCAAACGGATGTATCTAGAATCCATGCTTGAGGTTCTGCCCAAACTGGAAAATAAATATATTATTGATTCAGATCAAAAGAATTTGCTGCCGTTTATTAATATGGGATCTAAATTATCAGGTCAAACCCTTCAAAAAGGTGAATAG
- a CDS encoding DUF721 domain-containing protein — MAPKKRHTSHLTHISDILAKALPRYSPPQETQISQIWDIWDSALGSSIAQNAKPCAFKNGLLQVTVSSSTWIHQLKFLEKEMVANLNTRLNTPLITHLRFKIGEIHY; from the coding sequence ATGGCTCCCAAAAAAAGACATACCAGTCACTTGACTCATATCAGCGACATACTGGCAAAGGCTTTGCCAAGATACAGCCCCCCACAGGAAACACAAATCTCGCAGATATGGGACATATGGGATTCGGCGTTAGGAAGCTCCATTGCCCAGAACGCCAAACCCTGCGCATTTAAAAACGGCCTCCTGCAGGTAACGGTATCAAGTTCAACATGGATACACCAACTTAAATTTCTTGAAAAAGAGATGGTTGCTAACCTGAATACAAGACTGAACACACCCTTAATTACACATCTACGGTTTAAAATTGGAGAAATACACTACTGA
- a CDS encoding methyltransferase yields the protein MQPQEGYRYSMDPFVLCNQISLFSRRDRILDVGCGCGIMSVILGYCFPQTCITGVEIQTNLAEIAQKNIINNKLEQTVSIINEDIKHIHLKSSNKPFDLILSNPPYKKRNTGRLNPDLQKAIARHEITMDLKMLAEKAETLLRHKGRFMIIFPSERLPDIEQAVQATSIYPEWIRYIHTGQKKTPKRIIFSGRKDITTQRRILPPIYLSVDSIANMNMLPEHICP from the coding sequence TTGCAACCCCAAGAGGGCTACCGCTACAGCATGGACCCCTTTGTGCTGTGCAACCAGATCAGCCTCTTTAGCCGTAGAGATCGCATCCTTGACGTAGGATGCGGCTGCGGTATTATGTCTGTTATCCTAGGATATTGCTTTCCTCAAACCTGTATTACCGGCGTTGAAATTCAAACCAACCTTGCTGAAATTGCACAGAAAAACATCATCAACAACAAACTGGAACAAACGGTGTCTATTATCAATGAGGATATTAAGCATATTCATCTTAAATCCTCAAACAAACCGTTTGATCTAATCCTATCAAACCCGCCCTATAAAAAACGGAATACTGGAAGATTAAATCCGGATCTTCAAAAAGCCATTGCCCGCCATGAGATTACCATGGACCTTAAGATGCTTGCCGAAAAGGCAGAAACCCTGCTCAGACACAAGGGCCGATTTATGATAATTTTCCCATCCGAACGTCTGCCGGATATCGAACAGGCTGTGCAGGCAACGTCGATCTATCCAGAATGGATTCGCTATATCCATACCGGACAAAAAAAAACACCCAAGCGTATCATTTTCTCAGGACGCAAAGATATAACCACCCAAAGACGTATTCTGCCGCCCATTTACCTGTCTGTCGACAGCATCGCTAATATGAATATGTTGCCAGAACATATTTGCCCTTGA
- a CDS encoding KamA family radical SAM protein produces MPLWKKIFAEAVRDPAELCRRLGISDENVDLNPHFPMLVPEPFLRRIRPKSPLDPLLLQVLPRKEESIKSPGFTTNPVGENGHLSPEGTLSKYHGRSLIVTGKRCSTHCRFCFRRHMHLPEIEDTTISGGFFINPKTIAARFKKNPTIHEAILSGGDPLMLGDRQLEDLILHLDQIPSITRIRIHTRMPIIIPQRMTENLIRFLGNNKRTGGKAAKIIIVLHVNHPNELDTDVCRSIEDLIDSGGILLSQTVLLRQINDTLPILAELFERLIDLGVIPYYLHQLDRVSGATHFEVSTEKGCDLITKLRTRLPGYAVPRYVREIPGEPGKSVLM; encoded by the coding sequence TTGCCCCTGTGGAAAAAAATTTTTGCCGAGGCTGTGCGAGACCCTGCTGAACTATGCAGACGATTAGGAATTTCAGACGAAAATGTGGATTTAAACCCGCATTTTCCAATGCTTGTACCTGAACCGTTTTTACGGCGCATCAGGCCAAAATCCCCCCTGGACCCGCTTTTACTTCAAGTCCTTCCCAGAAAGGAAGAATCAATCAAAAGTCCGGGGTTTACAACTAACCCTGTTGGTGAGAATGGGCACTTAAGCCCAGAAGGCACCTTATCAAAATACCACGGCCGTTCTCTTATCGTAACGGGCAAGAGATGTAGCACCCACTGCCGTTTCTGCTTCAGGCGGCACATGCACCTTCCAGAAATAGAGGATACAACTATCTCAGGCGGTTTTTTTATCAATCCGAAAACGATTGCCGCTCGATTTAAAAAAAATCCCACAATCCACGAAGCAATACTCAGCGGTGGAGACCCGCTGATGTTAGGTGACAGGCAGCTTGAAGATCTAATTCTCCACCTTGACCAAATCCCAAGTATAACAAGAATAAGAATTCACACCAGGATGCCGATCATTATTCCCCAGCGGATGACTGAAAATCTGATTCGCTTTCTTGGTAACAACAAACGCACTGGCGGCAAGGCCGCTAAAATAATTATCGTGTTACACGTAAATCACCCCAATGAACTTGATACGGATGTGTGCCGCTCAATTGAAGATTTAATTGACTCCGGTGGGATTTTATTGAGTCAAACCGTACTGTTACGACAGATAAATGACACGTTGCCTATCCTGGCAGAACTTTTCGAGCGTCTTATCGATTTAGGGGTCATACCATATTACCTCCACCAGCTTGACCGGGTTTCAGGCGCGACGCATTTTGAAGTGTCCACAGAAAAAGGATGTGACCTGATAACAAAGTTGAGGACACGGTTGCCGGGATATGCAGTCCCGCGCTATGTCAGAGAAATACCAGGTGAACCAGGCAAGTCGGTCTTAATGTAG